The sequence TCTCCTGAGCGGACCGGACCGCGATCGCGCGGTCATCCTCTTCCTGTCCGTGGCCGGGAAGCGGTTCCCGGCGTTCTCCGGGCGGCCCCGCACTCGCGGTGGCGAGCCTTTCCAGCTTCTTGCGTGCGCGCGACAACCGGGAGCGCACGGTGCCGACCGGCACGCCGAGCGCTTCGGCGGCCTCGGCATAGCCGAGCCCGGACCAGACGCACAGCGCCAGCACCTCGCGCTCGGGCTTGCGCAGCGCCGCCAGGGCCGTGCGCATCAGGGCGAGCCGCTCGCGGTCGTCGATGCGGGACGTGACCTCGTCGGTGAAGTCCGGCACGACGTCGTTCCTCGGAAGCCGCGCCAGGGCGCCGTCATGGCGCCGGGCGGCGCGGCGCACGTTGCGGGCGACGTTGGTCGCGATGCCCAGCAGCCATGGACGCAGCGACCCCTCGACCTCGACGTCGACCCTCTCGCGCAGCCGCCATGACTCCAGGAAGGTCAGCGACACGACGTCTTCTGCGGTCGACCAGTTCCCCGTCAGGCGGAACGCGTGGTTGTACACCGAGCGCACATGTTCGTCGAACAGTTCTCTGAACGCATCCGGATCCCCGGAATGAACCCGGGCACGCATACTCATCTCCACAGGAAGGACTGTTCGCCGGAGCGACCGGGTTCCCGTGAGCTACCTCACATGGCGGCCGGCTCATCCACTGACGATCACGGCCGTCGGGGTCACGATCGCAAGCGCCACTTGCCCGATGACCAGGACCGGGCGGATCCGCGAGGTCACCGTCCAGGGGGACCGGAGGAGCAGCGCGATGACGCCGGCGGCGCCGCTGCCCCAGAAGCACCACCAAGCGATGGGCAGGAGGACGTCGGAGGCCGGATCGCACTGCTCCCCGTAGGTGAGGCATCGGCCGTACTCCGGGGTCGCGAGCACGGCGATCCAGGCGAGCACGGTGACGGGAAGGAGCAGGGCGAGCGTGCTCGCCGCGGCCACTCGCCAGCCCGAGCGCTTCCGAGGGCCCGCAACGGTGTTCTCTGTGGTCACGAGCCCAGTGAACAGTCTCCGGTCGCCTGATCGATCCGTGCCTCTACTCATGTTCGTACGCTGCGGTACTCAGACGGGACCCCGGCGACACCGGCTCAGGGACGGAGGACGCGGTAGCGCAGGTGCAGGACGGCCTGCGCGGGGTCCCCGGTCTCCGGCGTGGCCAACTGGCGGATCAGGCGCAGTTCGTGGTGGTCG is a genomic window of Actinomadura citrea containing:
- a CDS encoding RNA polymerase sigma factor, producing MSMRARVHSGDPDAFRELFDEHVRSVYNHAFRLTGNWSTAEDVVSLTFLESWRLRERVDVEVEGSLRPWLLGIATNVARNVRRAARRHDGALARLPRNDVVPDFTDEVTSRIDDRERLALMRTALAALRKPEREVLALCVWSGLGYAEAAEALGVPVGTVRSRLSRARKKLERLATASAGPPGERREPLPGHGQEEDDRAIAVRSAQERTR